In one window of Blastocatellia bacterium DNA:
- a CDS encoding FAD-binding oxidoreductase: MSPRAYDVVIVGAGIVGAACAAECASAGLKVAVIEAACVGGGATAAGMGHIVVMDDSDAQFALTRYSQVLWDQLAEELPPDCEFQRSGTIWIAADEEELSYLRCKERFYRERGVPVELLDERALAEAEPNLRRGLRGGLLVPGDSVLYPPCAARFLLERAQDRGATIFLGHPAVRFDEDGVRLRDGSFIAAGVIVNATGTWASELTPGLAIKKRKGHLAITERYPGFANHQLVEVGYIKSTHAHEVEAVAFNLQPRPTGQLLIGSSRQYDVEDPYVEHGVLARMLTRACEYIPRLAELSVIRTWIGFRAATPDNLPLIGPLPGRERVYLATGHEGLGITTSLGTAKLLVAQLLNRPSAIAIEPYLPSRMEHPACLKSSL, from the coding sequence ATGAGTCCGCGCGCGTATGATGTAGTCATTGTGGGAGCAGGAATTGTGGGAGCAGCTTGCGCTGCCGAATGTGCCAGTGCGGGTCTGAAAGTCGCCGTCATCGAAGCGGCCTGTGTTGGAGGCGGGGCGACGGCCGCCGGAATGGGGCACATCGTCGTCATGGATGACAGCGACGCGCAGTTCGCCTTGACGCGCTACTCGCAGGTGCTCTGGGATCAACTCGCTGAAGAGCTTCCTCCGGATTGCGAATTCCAGAGATCCGGGACCATTTGGATCGCGGCGGACGAGGAAGAGCTGAGCTATCTTCGGTGCAAAGAACGCTTCTATCGAGAACGTGGCGTCCCCGTCGAGCTGCTGGATGAACGAGCTTTAGCTGAAGCCGAACCCAATCTTCGGAGAGGTCTTCGAGGGGGGTTACTCGTCCCAGGCGACAGCGTGCTTTATCCTCCCTGCGCCGCCCGATTTCTTCTGGAACGGGCTCAGGATCGGGGAGCGACCATCTTCCTCGGGCATCCTGCCGTGCGGTTTGACGAGGATGGGGTGCGACTCCGAGACGGATCATTCATCGCGGCCGGCGTGATCGTCAATGCGACGGGTACATGGGCATCGGAGTTGACTCCTGGACTGGCGATCAAAAAGCGAAAGGGACATCTCGCCATCACGGAACGCTATCCAGGCTTCGCGAATCACCAACTCGTTGAAGTGGGGTACATCAAGAGCACGCATGCGCACGAAGTCGAAGCTGTGGCCTTCAACCTCCAACCGCGACCGACGGGACAACTGCTCATCGGCTCATCGCGCCAGTATGATGTGGAAGACCCTTACGTAGAGCATGGCGTGCTAGCGCGCATGCTCACCCGCGCGTGCGAATACATTCCACGGTTGGCGGAGCTATCGGTCATCCGAACATGGATCGGATTTCGAGCGGCGACGCCGGACAACCTCCCCCTGATCGGTCCACTTCCTGGGCGAGAACGGGTGTATCTGGCGACGGGTCATGAGGGGTTGGGGATCACCACATCTCTCGGAACCGCCAAATTGCTTGTCGCGCAATTGCTGAATCGTCCGTCAGCGATCGCCATCGAACCGTATCTTCCCTCCCGAATGGAGCATCC